Proteins co-encoded in one Peptococcaceae bacterium 1198_IL3148 genomic window:
- a CDS encoding metalloregulator ArsR/SmtB family transcription factor — MKHSYADYVPAIKAMSDETRLKIIDMLSCGEMCACDILEEFSISQSTLSYHMKILSESGLVNAVRDGAWMRYTLNKEKTDEVIAFFTCITNDKEDCICKKSKNKKSDNQCC, encoded by the coding sequence ATGAAACATTCATATGCAGATTATGTTCCTGCAATTAAGGCTATGTCAGATGAAACACGGTTAAAGATTATAGATATGCTATCGTGTGGAGAAATGTGCGCATGCGATATATTAGAAGAATTCAGTATTTCTCAATCCACTCTTAGTTATCATATGAAGATATTATCTGAAAGCGGTCTTGTAAATGCAGTACGTGATGGGGCTTGGATGAGATATACATTAAACAAGGAAAAAACGGATGAGGTTATAGCTTTCTTTACATGCATAACAAACGATAAAGAAGATTGTATTTGTAAAAAGAGCAAAAATAAAAAATCTGATAATCAATGTTGTTAA